A single region of the Malaclemys terrapin pileata isolate rMalTer1 chromosome 4, rMalTer1.hap1, whole genome shotgun sequence genome encodes:
- the ADM gene encoding pro-adrenomedullin, with protein MKLVHVALLYLGSVTFLGVHAARLDVASDFKRKWTKWALSRVKRDAIPPGTFSGQVAAADVQPFIRSQDVKEDPRVSHPSSPEDARIRVKRYRQSMNGFPHFQAMRLGCRFGTCTIQQLAHQIYQLTDKDKDGAAPVSKISPLGYGRRRRSVPAPSRTQSPWLALLSSRRDSTSAAAPGQPGRLQAQLRAPSLRT; from the exons ATGAAACTGGTTCACGTAGCCCTCCTCTATCTCGGGTCCGTGACCTTCCTTGGGGTGCATGCTGCACGGCTAGACGTCGCTTCAGACTTCAAAAGAAA ATGGACCAAATGGGCACTGAGCCGCGTCAAGCGCGACGCGATACCTCCCGGCACGTTCAGCGGGCAAGTGGCAGCTGCGGACGTGCAGCCTTTCATAAGGTCACAGGACGTGAAGGAGGATCCCCGAGTCTCGCATCCCAG CAGCCCGGAGGATGCCCGCATCCGCGTGAAGCGCTACCGCCAGAGCATGAACGGCTTCCCCCACTTCCAGGCCATGCGGCTGGGCTGCAGGTTCGGGACCTGCACGATCCAGCAGCTGGCCCACCAGATCTACCAGCTGACGGACAAGGACAAGGACGGCGCTGCCCCCGTGAGCAAGATCAGCCCCCTGGGATACGGCCGCAGGCGGCGCTCGGTGCCAGCCCCTAGCCGGACGCAGTCTCCGTGGCTCGCCCTGCTCTCCAGCCGCCGGGACAGCACGAGCGCCGCAGCCCCAGGCCAGCCCGGCCGGCTGCAGGCGCAGCTCCGCGCTCCCTCTCTCAGGACTTAA